TGTGTTCTCAGTAGTGACAGCTAGTGTACAGAGGAGGTGGCAGTGTCTTTCTGCCATAGATGAGCTTTTGAAGGGCCACTGTTTGTCTGTGGTGAGAAGATGGATTCAGTAAATGCCAGAATGCCTGGTAGCTCTCTTAACAAGATTAAGTGGAACGCCTGTCTTATCCAGAATAAATTCCAGATAGTCCAAAGATGTAATGTGAAAAATGAAACCCTGAAGTACCACAGAAAACACGAGATAGTTGTTATTATAATCCCCAAATGGagaatatttttctaagtattaAATAAAGTTTAGAAGCcgtaaaagaaagaattgatacaTTTGACTACTAAAAATTGGAGATTTCTGCATGACctaaagaaaaaagcataaagGCAAAAGACATGGCAAACTAGGAAAAAGTGTTTCTAACGTGTGTGACAAATAATACACTAATATCAGTAATATATAAACACTTCCTAAAAACCCACATGGAAAAGATGACAGTCTTgtagaaaaacagtgttaggacaTGAGCAGATGGTTCATaggaaaggaaatacaaatagaTTTATAACATGAAAAACGTGTAtaaattttcttataattaaatacaaataatacatttttaaccCTCAgattggcaattttttttaatttgattaacTCTGAGTTTATGAGAGTATAAGGGTCAGATACTCATATCTTATTAATAGGTAATCAAATTGATCAACCTCTTGCAGGTGATTTACCATATCTGTTaaacttatacacacacataatcatTGACCTCGCAGTTCTCCATCTAGGAATTTATGTAATAGATATCATTATATATGGATGCAAATAAGTGTGCTTATTTTTTAGCTGTATTGCTCATTAAAGCAAAAGATtcaaaagaagtgaaatgtctAAGAACTGCTTAATTTATGGTACACATGCAATAGAATGAACACAttgtagccattaaaaagaactAGACAGCTCTAGAGATAATGTACTGATTTATATACAAAATCAAGTGAAAGTATTGGGGAACGTTAAATGTTAATGACATAAATGTGCCTGTGTGTGGAATAGCTCTCTCTGGAAGTACAGAGGGCACTTGGCCTGCGGAGGGCAGTGGCTCCCAGAGGCCAGGCCACACAAGGCCGGCTCACTTCTCACTGTCCTGTTGTGTCTTGAAATGTGTACCATGTACATGTGtcacctgctttttaaaaaacatgtgttTTAAGCACATCACTGAAAATAGGCAGatgtaaacatatttttacagATCCAACTGTTTGCCTAAATCAAGTGATGCCTTAcccatatttaaatgttttccatAAAAAGTGGTTTTTGCATTGATAAGAAAATTAATAGTACTTGCTTCATCAGTGCATGTGCCAAAGTTGGAACCATACAGATAAAATTAGGATGGCTCTTGTGCAAAAATGACATGCAAATttgtgaaatgttaaaaaaataacaaatatgggccgggcatggtggctaacgcctgtaatcccagcactttgacaggctgaggcaggtgaatcacctgaggtcaggaggttgagaccagcctggccaacatggtgaaaccccatctctactaaaaatacaaaaattagctgggcatggtgatgtgcgtctctaatcccagctactcaggaggctgaggcaggagaatcacttgaacctgggaggcggaggtggcagtgagatgggattgcaccactgcactcaagcctgggtgacagagcgagactccatctcaaaaaaagaaaaaaggaaaaaaaatgtgtgtgtgtatgtgtatatatatatgcatacatatatacatatatatatatgatgcttCCAGAGATGATTGACcacataaaaatgattttgaaaaatatgcatTGCAGTGTAATGTCAGGTACAGTAAAAAGACTACAAAGTGCTTTCAGTATAATTctattttagtaaatttataaatatacacatagaaGAAACGTAAAGAAGATTAAAAGTGGTTAGCTCTGAACACCTATAGGTTTTTGTCTATAATCTTCAAATATGTAACATACAAAGAACATGGTACTTTTGTAAGCAGAATCCAAAATAATGGCTTTTGAAATtggaatgaaaaaaatctctGGCCACCAGTGAACACTCGCTGACCCTCCACACATCATGTGGTGTTTCTGAGTTGGGCTGCCTCTGGATTAAACATGCCACATGCCCTGGTGGTACGAGCAGCTGTAACAACCCTGAGTTGCCAGGCTGTGCAAGGTAGGAGATGTTAGGGAAGGTTGGCAACTCGGAAGCAAAGCGGTGTGTTAACCATTACAGAAGCATCAGGCTGGAGTTGAGAAACCTGGATTCCACTCCTCACTTGAAGCTCAGTGACCTTCAACAAATGCATTCATCAGTTCCTTCCAGCCATCCGTGATTGcgactttctaaaataaattttcctcttgTCTGCATTATAAAAGTACACATGTTTACTATGAAAAATTTAGCTAAGCAAAAGTTACGAAATTTATCACCCTGAAATAACCTTTGCTGTTTTGATGTGaatttatctagttttttttcccttaggtACATATATTTGGgtgtatatttttatgattatggGGTCACATCATATACATTTGTTTTGCATACATACTGTTTTGGTAACTTTTTCTGGTACTTACTCTAGGTCCTAAATGCAAGCGTTTTAGGAATTTTGTGCCATGTGACTGTGTAGTCTTACTGACATCTTAACAGACTACACCATTGTGATTGATGAGTTTGTGTCATTTGCTGCATAGGATCAAGACTTCAAATCCCAAAAGAACTTCATCATTAACATGACTTGCAGATTTTGCTGGCAGCTTCCTGAAACAGATTATGAGTGTACCAATTCCACCAGCTGCATGACGGTGTCCTGCCCTCGGCAGCGCTACCCTGCAAACTGCACGGTGCGGGACCATGTCCACTGCTTGGGTAAGTCTGAATTCAAGGACATTTGTCAACAAAGTGTTTTTCTCTAAGTTGATTGAAGGGACTTTAACCAGAAATTTGAGAGTTAAATTACGTAATTAGAAACGTTTATCAGCAGCTTTTTAGATGTGCCAAGCATCATCAATAAACTCAACATACTAAAGTAAAGCATCCAGAAAACTgcaattctctttttaaatgtaatatttgataaaataagaaaaatatgtgaagtaTAAAGCGTAATACACAGTAATTGACTTTTAcccaaaataacaatgaaaacagcACCAGTACCATCGCAGCCACCTGAGTGCTTGCCTTCACCTGGTTGCTCTACCTCCTCTTCCAAGGTAACCatccttttgaattttttcttatttcacttcctattaaattttttctatagttttattgtatatatgtaataaaataatagtacCATATAATATTCAATAATGCATGTTTTAGAACTGTATAAAATGATTTCAGGCTATGTCCTCTTCTGGGACTTGATTATTTCCTGTCAGCATTATGGCTCTGTGATTCATCCATAtgacttctttctttattttacttctgTGTAATAATCTATTTTAAGATTGTATCACAGTTTATTCTCCAATATATTTGGTTATGTGCtgttttttgctattgtgactcTTAAAATTTCTTTGCCTGTCTCCTGATGGCACGTGTGCAAGAGCTTCTTTAGCATGTACTTTCCAGTGTGCGTTACTCTTTAAATGGCTGtattaacttacattcccacccgTGCTATGTAACTATTCCTAATGATCCCTATTCTCTCCAAGAATTGTTATTCTTAAATTTGATCTTAAAGTTGTCtagacttcttttttattttggatattaccTGTGCTGTCCCTGAAACCCTCTcccagattttgattttttttttttttacattactgtatattttcataaacaaaactttaaaaatataattactttaaGTTATTAGAGttagtctttttttgttgtggttttaagaaatctttttctaCCCCAGGTTTATAAAGACAATttgctacattttcttttgaaagttgTAAGTTTCACATTTCACATTTAGGTTTAGAATCCCCCTGGAATTGGTTCTGGTAGATGGTGGGAGGTAGATTCAACTTTAATTGTCCCCCCACATGGATGGCCACTTGTCTCAACCCTTCCCTGTTGATCCGTGTGTTACCTCTGTCATACATGAAGTGTCTGtatgtttctggttctagactttctcttattttccttttgggtGATTTTTATGCCTCAGGACCATACTGTCTTATATCCTCGTAACTTCCCCGTAAGTCTTGATACGTGGTTGAGCATTTCATGTTCTTCACGTTGTAATCCTAACTTAGCTAATTTAAATATTACATCTGTACAGATAGATGGTAAGGGCTTTGTACTCTTCACTTCAACATGTATTACTGTAAAGAGAGTtgacttttcacattttaaattttgaggcCATTTGTTATAATTAAGTCTTTCTGAGAGTATTTTTATaccctgtatttttctttctttccttctttcttttttttttttctttaaggtaaCCGTACTTTTCCCAAAATGCTATATTGCAATTGGACTGGAGGCTATAAGTGGTCTACTGCTCTGGCTCTAAGGTAAGCTTTGTTACTAGTAAGTTTAAAAGGCCATTTAGATTTCTTTGGGTTTGGTGGAATCTTCCAGACATTGAGCTCAGTCCACTTCATTCTTCTCTCAGATCCTACCACATGTGTTAGATTCTAGGAAACTGCTGGAAGAGTTTAGGTGATCAGACCAGTATCCCCGTGGAGCTGACTGGCAGGCATGTTAGCTTTTCTCCCAAGGTACTTGCACATTGAGTTTCCCGTTCTGAATGTACCATGAATCAGTAAAATGCTGGGGACTGTCTAAAATAGGCAGTTTTATGATGTATATCtttaatttcaaataacttattatgaaaagtaatacatgctgaacactgaaaactggaaacatgaaaatgacaaaaacattgaaaattacCACCATCTGAGAGAATTATAGGCTTATATTTCTTACATAGAAATGTGCTGTTTGTTAAACTTCTCCACAGTACTTTAAGAAATTGTAGCAATTCTTCCCACGAAAGGGAAGAGCAGGTGAGACCCTGGTTACCTGATTAGTGAAAAGGTTATGCTGCCTACAGTTGAAGTTTTGAGTTCGTGCCTGAGACCCTGAGGCCTGCAGCATTGCAGCCATAGAGCAGGCTTTCTCAGCCTCATCACtgctgacattttgggctgaatGATTTTTTGTcttggggctgtcctgtgcatagTAGGATGCTTAGCAGCATCACTGGCCTCCACCTACTACTTGACAGCAAACCCATCTCCTGCAGTTGTGACAGTGTGTCTCCAGATGTTGCCAGGTGTCCCCTAGGGAACAAAATTGTGCCTTGCTGAGAACCACTGCATTAGAATTTGGGCTGAGGAAAGAAGGATCTTGCCCGGCAGGAAACGCATAACTGAAAAGTAAAAGAGGACTCCAGGATAGAAAATGAGATTCACGAAAATAAGTTTTTAGTACAGCTAAAAATTGTATGTTTACTTTTGACATTTAAACAGTCTTCCTGCCCATAATTATTTGGTGGTGTCAATTTGTGAAATAGTCACTTGTGTTCCAATTAAGGGCCGTGATCATTGGAAGTCCTTTCTCAAATCTGACGTAACGCAGTGATTAAACCATAACTGGCCGCAGTTGGGGTGGACGGGTCTCATGGAATCCTGTTTGCCATCACAGCATCACCCTCGGTGGGTTTGGAGCAGACCGTTTCTACCTGGGCCAGTGGCGAGAAGGCCTCGGCAAGCTCTTCAGCTTCGGTGGTCTGGGAATATGGACGCTGATAGACGTCCTGCTAATTGGAGTTGGCTACGTTGGACCAGCAGATGGCTCTTTGTACATTTAGTTGTGGTATGTGCTTCAGAAAGGAGCAGTGCTTAGAAAAAGCCCTTTTGTCCATAGGAATTGATGTGGTGTGAGTGAtacatttctatgtttttaatgTACAGCATCTGTACTTTGTTTGCCTtgataaaggtaaaataaatgaaacactgAACTGTGCTAAtctggaatttgtttttatttgcctgaaatatatttttttctgtgaaaaaattaaaacatacttaaGCCAAGAGAATGAATTCTACAGTGATTGAAAATCCATTTAATTCCTATGACTTTTGTTTTGTATTGCTCAAGTCAAACTACATCACTTATATCTCCAGCTCATATGTAATCTGCCTTGCAAAGCCTTTAAGCTATGATTGCAGGAAGTGGAAAGTGTTTTTATTGTTAGCTAATTGAAGTTGTTTGGCTCAACTTCAGTCTTGTGTAAGATTTGCAGTGTAAGTATGCAGTCTAGTCTgttatatatataagaaaatttgAATTTAACTGCAGAATGTTTAGTTATGGTTTAAATTTTCTTAGTAGTATATAAAAGGTAAGAGtactgaaaaattaataaaattgcaaGTTAAGAAATATTGTGGGCCTGATtttctatattaaatataatcTGGAATAATCATTACAACTTACTTTTATTGTTAAGaataacatttctatttttcaggGTATTACTCCATTCTAACAGAGTCATAGTTGGCTGCTTTATTGACACAGTGGAAATATGTAAATGTTTTTGAGTATAGATCTGTTATAGAGCCTTTATTGGGGGAAAAACCCAGTTATTCAAAAAGATTTTTATTCAAGTTTgcttttgaaacatttaaaaacttttagcattttttctttcaaatatggATATCTGAGTTACTGCTTTTTAAACACTTGTATGTATTAGCCAGAAGACTGTTAACCACATATCATATCTAGAAGCTATAAAATATCTGCATATTTCATTCACCAGATGATTTTTTTGATTTCAGTTTACCTGAAAGGTGAATTAAATCACTTGAGTGATCACTCGCTGTTCTTATGAAGCACAGCCCTTTGCTTAGTTGAGTGACAGTTCCATCTGTGATCACTAGGTGGCGCGTCCCCATTatatttgcttcccctttctATTTCCAGAAACAGCCACTctcaaattttgtttgtttgtttggttttttgtttcttgttttacgAGGAACTTGTCACAGAGCATGAGCAGTGCTTCAGGATGGGAGTAAGCTGGTTTATGTGGACCTTTCTTTCTGAGAGCAAATACACACTTTTTTGTATCCATGAAACTGTTGATTGAGCAGATGTTTCTTTAGATGAGGGTCTTTTCTTCAAGAAGCAGCCCCTTTTCTAACTGTAATAAAAATGTCCCCTGAGTCTCCTTATGTAGCTCCGTGTAGAAGAGA
This genomic window from Piliocolobus tephrosceles isolate RC106 chromosome 6, ASM277652v3, whole genome shotgun sequence contains:
- the TM2D3 gene encoding TM2 domain-containing protein 3 isoform X2 produces the protein MAGGVRPLRGLRALCRVLLFLSQFCILSGGESTEIPPYVMKCPSNGLCSRLPADCIDCTTNFSCIYGKPVTFDCAVKPSVTCVDQDFKSQKNFIINMTCRFCWQLPETDYECTNSTSCMTVSCPRQRYPANCTVRDHVHCLGNRTFPKMLYCNWTGGYKWSTALALSITLGGFGADRFYLGQWREGLGKLFSFGGLGIWTLIDVLLIGVGYVGPADGSLYI
- the TM2D3 gene encoding TM2 domain-containing protein 3 isoform X1; this encodes MAGGVRPLRGLRALCRVLLFLSQFCILSGGEQSQALAQSIKDPGPTRTFTVVPRAAESTEIPPYVMKCPSNGLCSRLPADCIDCTTNFSCIYGKPVTFDCAVKPSVTCVDQDFKSQKNFIINMTCRFCWQLPETDYECTNSTSCMTVSCPRQRYPANCTVRDHVHCLGNRTFPKMLYCNWTGGYKWSTALALSITLGGFGADRFYLGQWREGLGKLFSFGGLGIWTLIDVLLIGVGYVGPADGSLYI